A window of the Gammaproteobacteria bacterium genome harbors these coding sequences:
- a CDS encoding sulfurtransferase, producing the protein MARDSRRACSLQTLIGVDVLAQHLDDPSWRIVDCRFSLADPNAGRSAYLASHVPGAIHADVDRHLSGPRVPGKTGRHPLPEKTQWIEQVRRFGISPATQVAAYDDSGGAFAARLWWMLRWNGHDRVAVLDGGWRAWTSRGLPVTAEVPTPERAEGDWTGRPSLTRLVEAEHVDAARQLVLDARDRPRFRGETEPIDPVAGHIPGARCSPATANLDAQGYFKPPDELRRKFAAAGVAGDRDVVCYCGSGITAAHNILALRVAGFDEALLYAGSWSEWITDPTRGVATGDCG; encoded by the coding sequence GTGGCCCGCGACAGCCGCCGCGCTTGCTCGCTCCAAACCCTGATCGGCGTCGACGTGCTCGCGCAGCACCTCGACGACCCGAGCTGGCGGATCGTCGACTGCCGCTTCTCGCTCGCCGATCCGAACGCGGGCCGAAGCGCCTATCTCGCATCCCACGTGCCCGGCGCAATCCACGCCGACGTGGACCGGCACTTGAGCGGCCCGCGTGTCCCCGGCAAGACCGGCCGCCATCCGCTGCCGGAGAAAACGCAGTGGATCGAGCAGGTCCGCCGCTTCGGCATCTCGCCGGCCACCCAGGTCGCGGCCTACGACGATTCGGGCGGCGCGTTCGCCGCACGGCTGTGGTGGATGCTGCGGTGGAACGGCCACGACCGAGTTGCGGTGCTCGACGGCGGCTGGCGCGCGTGGACGTCGCGCGGCCTGCCCGTCACGGCGGAGGTGCCGACCCCCGAGCGCGCGGAAGGCGACTGGACCGGGCGGCCGTCGTTGACGAGGCTCGTCGAGGCGGAGCACGTCGACGCCGCGCGGCAGCTGGTGCTCGACGCGCGTGACCGCCCGCGCTTCAGAGGCGAGACCGAGCCGATCGACCCGGTCGCGGGCCACATTCCCGGCGCGCGCTGCTCGCCGGCAACCGCGAATCTCGACGCACAGGGCTACTTCAAGCCGCCGGACGAGCTGCGGCGGAAATTCGCGGCGGCCGGGGTTGCCGGCGACCGCGACGTCGTCTGCTACTGCGGGTCCGGAATCACTGCCGCGCACAACATCCTGGCGCTGCGCGTTGCGGGATTCGACGAGGCGTTGCTCTACGCCGGATCGTGGAGCGAATGGATCACGGATCCGACGCGCGGCGTGGCGACGGGGGATTGCGGCTAG
- a CDS encoding lectin, which produces MSFFVTSEGPGNGGNLGGLEGADAHCQALAEAAGHGDRTWRAYLSTQGEDAVNARDRIGPGPWFNAEGARIAANVDELHSMAHRLSALTALDENGNRIPGSGFSPNRHDILTGTQPDGTAYPAGEDMTCNNWTSSSDDGAKARLGHHDYAAWNSTHDSRGCGQQALVSTGGDGLFYCFALPAE; this is translated from the coding sequence ATGTCGTTCTTCGTGACGAGCGAAGGTCCCGGCAACGGCGGCAATCTCGGTGGGCTCGAGGGCGCCGATGCTCACTGCCAAGCGCTGGCCGAAGCCGCGGGTCACGGCGACCGCACGTGGCGCGCTTACCTCAGCACGCAGGGAGAGGATGCCGTGAACGCCCGCGACCGGATCGGTCCCGGTCCATGGTTCAACGCCGAAGGCGCGCGGATCGCCGCGAACGTCGACGAGCTGCACAGCATGGCACACCGGCTGAGCGCCCTCACGGCGCTCGACGAGAACGGCAACCGCATTCCCGGCAGCGGCTTCTCGCCGAATCGGCACGACATTCTCACCGGCACGCAGCCCGACGGCACGGCGTACCCCGCCGGCGAGGACATGACCTGCAACAATTGGACGAGCAGCAGCGACGACGGCGCCAAGGCGCGGCTCGGTCATCACGATTACGCGGCCTGGAATTCCACGCACGACTCGCGCGGATGCGGCCAGCAGGCCCTCGTCAGCACCGGCGGCGACGGCCTCTTCTACTGCTTCGCGCTGCCGGCCGAATAG
- a CDS encoding N-acyl homoserine lactonase family protein: protein MSAPIYEIYAVKYAHLARKAHGNFIDGDPHDDSDMPLDYYVWSIVGNGRTIVVDTGFDAAVASRRGRTITQPVEHGLEALGIRHHDVRDVVITHMHYDHCGNAALFENARFHVQDAEMEYVTGRSMCHRQINHAFEADDVARMVHRVFAGRVHFHDGVDEIAPGVAVHRIGGHTKGLQCVTVATRRGTVVLASDASHFYAHMETGRAFPVLYNLAELLEGYRTLRRLASSPDHVIPGHDPLVLERYPAASSATEGWIARIDAEPRAR from the coding sequence ATGAGCGCGCCGATCTACGAAATCTACGCCGTCAAGTACGCGCACCTGGCGCGCAAAGCGCACGGGAACTTCATCGACGGCGATCCGCACGACGACTCCGACATGCCGCTCGACTACTACGTCTGGTCGATCGTCGGGAACGGCCGGACGATCGTCGTGGACACGGGTTTCGACGCGGCCGTCGCGAGCCGACGGGGACGCACGATCACGCAACCGGTCGAGCACGGGCTCGAGGCGCTCGGCATCCGTCATCACGACGTCCGCGACGTCGTGATCACGCACATGCACTACGATCACTGCGGCAATGCCGCGCTCTTCGAGAACGCCCGCTTTCACGTCCAGGACGCCGAGATGGAGTACGTCACCGGGCGCTCGATGTGCCACCGGCAAATCAACCACGCCTTCGAGGCCGACGACGTCGCACGCATGGTGCACCGCGTATTCGCCGGGCGCGTGCACTTTCACGACGGCGTCGACGAGATCGCGCCCGGCGTCGCGGTGCATCGGATCGGCGGCCATACGAAAGGCTTGCAGTGCGTCACGGTCGCGACGCGGCGCGGAACCGTCGTGCTCGCATCCGACGCCTCCCATTTCTACGCGCACATGGAGACCGGGCGCGCGTTCCCGGTGCTCTACAACCTCGCGGAGCTGCTCGAGGGCTATCGGACCCTGCGCCGGCTCGCGAGCTCGCCCGATCACGTGATCCCGGGCCACGACCCGCTCGTGCTCGAGCGCTATCCGGCCGCGTCGAGCGCCACGGAGGGGTGGATCGCGCGTATCGACGCCGAGCCGCGCGCGCGCTGA